Genomic window (Fluviispira vulneris):
AATTTCACGCCAACAACCTGAGCTCCGATAAGAAGTCCTGTTTTCAATTGCTCAGCAAAACCTTTTTCACATGCTGGGATAAACTGTCTTGGAATGGATCCACCAACAGTTTCATCTGTGAATTCATAGATTTTGTCGCCAGCATCTGCCAAAGGTTCCATATAACCAATGATACGCGCAAACTGTCCAGAACCACCGGATTGCTTTTTGTGAGTGTAGTTGATTTCTGCACGTGAAGTGAGAGCTTCGCGGAAGTTAACTTGTGGTTTTCCAACGATAGTTTCGCAACCAAACTCACGTTTCATACGTTCAACATAGATTTCAAGGTGAAGCTCACCCATTCCGGCAATGATAGTTTCGCCGGATTCTTCGTCACGGGAAACGCGGAATGTTGGGTCTTCTTTCGTAAACTTGTTCAAAGCTTTCGAGAAGTTAGTTTGAGCAGCTTTGTCCTTTGGAGCAATCGCCAAAGTAATAACCGCATTTGGTACATACATTGAAGCCATTGTTACGTTGATTTTACCATCTGTGAATGTGTCACCCGATGCGCAGTCAACACCAAAGAGAGCAACGATGTCGCCCGCTGATGCCTCTTCAATATCTTCCATTTCATCAGAGTGAAGACGGACAATGCGTGGAACTTTAACGCGTTTTTCAGAGGACATGTTTGTGATCATCTCACCCTTTTTCACTGTCCCTTGATAAATACGCATGAATGTAAGCTGACCATAACGTGTTTCATCGAGCTTAAACGCAAGCATAACAAGTGGAAGATCTGGGTCTGACTTGAGAACAACACGTTCTTCGTTATTTGACTGGTCAAGAGCGTCGTTAGAAACTTCATTTGGTGCAGGCAAGTAAGAAGTAACTGCATCGAGAAGAACTTGAACACCTTTGTTTTTAAACGCTGAACCACAGAATACTGGGGTAAACTGAAGACTAATAACAGCTTTACGCATAGCTTTTGCTGCTTCTTCAGCAGATACGTATTCGTCAGATAGGAATTTTTCTGCAACGGCATCATCGAAGTCCGCAAGAGCGCCAATAAGGTCACTGCGGCGTGATTTTGCTTCGTCGATCATATCTACTGGAACTTCTTCTTCACGGATATTTTCACCGTTAGAACCATCAAAATAGAAAGCCTTCATAGTAAGAAGGTCAACAACACCTTGGAAACGATCTTCAGCGCCGATTGGCATTTGTGCCATCCAAGCGTTGTGATTTAATTTTTCGCGCAATTGTTGGCAAACACGGTAAGGGTTTGCACCAGGGCGGTCCATTTTGTTTACAAATGCAATACGTGGAACACGGTAACGACGCATTTGGCGGTCAACTGTGATGGACTGTGACTGAACACCAGCAACAGAACAAAGCACAAGGATTGCGCCGTCTAAAACGCGTAGAGAGCGCTCAACTTCAACTGTAAAGTCAACGTGGCCGGGGGTGTCGATAAGGTTAATCCAAGTATCTTTCCACTGGCAAAATGTAGCCGCAGACTGAATTGTAATGCCTTTTTCACGCTCAAGATCCATATGATCCATAGTCGCGCCAACGCCAGATTTGCCCTTTACTTCCTCAATTTTGTGAATTTTACCGGTATAAAAAAGAATACGCTCGGAAAGAGTGGTCTTTCCAGAGTCGATATGAGCAGAAATACCAATATTTCTAACGCGGGAGAGGTCTTTGATTGTCATATTTGATCCAACTCAACATAAAAATGGTTAAAACTTCAGTCCAAACCAGAGGACGGGAAACACGCTCTGTGCTATCTGATTTTGAATTGAATTTCAATAGCCTTTTTTATGCTTTTGTTGGGAGAAGCTTCTAAATTGAGGCTCTTATCCCATACTGACTTTTTGCCGCCCATTTGCGCCGCTCATAAGCTTGCCCAATCACATCTTCTATCCAAACTGTACCAACAATACCTTCTTGTTCCCAAAGTTTTGGAAACATACTTATGGATGTTAAGCCAGGAAGTGTATTTATCTCATTGAAAACAAAACGATTGGGATCTTGACAATTCCAAAAGTCGATCCGACACAGTCCTGATATACCAGTCACCTGCGCAACTTTTTTTGCTATATTTTTTAGTTCATCCATTCTGTCTGCACTGATATCTGCTGGGATTCGGGTCGTCGCCTCAGAGGTGCTCGAGTACTTTTCTTCATATGAATAGAAATCCTTGGCTATGATTTCCCCTGCGATCGTTATTTTTGGAAAGACTGAGGTTCCTAAAAAGGCACATTCGACTTCAGTGCCTCGCATAGGTTCTTCAATCAATATCTTTTGATCGAAAACAAGCGCTTCTCTTAAAAGAACTTTTAGATCCTCACGGCTTTTTGCCCGCCCCGTCCCCACAGCAGATCCCAAAGAGTTGGGCTTCAAGAAGCATGGGTAACCTATTGCATTTTCTATCCGTTTGATAGTTTCATCCGGATTCTTTAAATACGCTTCAGCGTCAACCCGTTCATATTTTGCAATTGATATTCCTGCATCGCGGACAAGCCGTTTGGCTATGTCTTTATCAATCCCCACCGCACTGGCACGAAGGTCGCACCCCGCATATGCCACCTCTGCGAGCTCAAAAAGCCCCTGCAAACGTCCATCCTCCCCGTTTTGTCCATGCAAAACAGGAAAAAAACAGGATGCTTCTAAATTGAGAATGCGGTAAGGGAATGATTTAAAATCTTTTTCAATCTCTTCGCGTAAATAAGGTAGAAAAACGCATTTTTGATTTTTACGTTCAGGCATTTGTTTAAAAGCCTGTCCATTAACAATGTCCACAAGATCTTCAACAGTAATACTTGAAAAGTCCTTAGCTTTAAAGGTGCCTTCTAAACTAAAATAATTTCCATTTTTATTGATCCCAACGGGAATAATATTATATTTTTCAGGAATATTTTTAAAAACATAAACCGCAGAGCGCAGAGATATTTCATGCTCACTTGAACGCCCGCCAAATAGAACAGCAATTGTATTTTCAGATTTTTGATTTTGAGTCATCTAATTTTCTCCAATAACGACCGGAAAGGAAAATACACGAGCTTCACTTGAATTGAAACTGAACAAGGGCTATGAAAGAATAGACAGTACAAATGTATGGTAGCTCTTCCATTGGGAAGAGTCTATATACGATTATGGGTTGCACGATTTCTGAACACATACCTTTATCTAACCACGTGCAACATATCTTTGCAATAAAAGGAGACTCTCATGTCAGCTGCAGATACAAATACCAATAAATTTAAAGCTCTAGAAACACTTTTCCAATCTGTTGAAAAGCAGTTCGGCAAAGGCACAATCATGCGTCTTTCCGACGATTCTAAAATTGCACAAGAAATTCAAGCTATTCCATCAGGTTCTATCAGTCTTGACGTTGCTTTGGGCGTAGGAGGCTTACCTAAAGGACGGGTGGTTGAAATTTATGGAACAGAGTCCAGCGGTAAAACCACTTTAACTTTACATGCCATTGCGGAATGCCAGAAAAAAGGAGGCATTGCTGCTTTTATCGATGCCGAACACGCTCTCGATGTCAGCTATGCGCGTAAAATTGGGGTGAACACCTCAGACCTTCTCGTTTCCCAACCGGACAACGGCGAACAGGCTCTTGAAATTGTAGACATGTTAGTACGCAGTGGAGCTGTGGATCTGATTGTTGTGGACTCCGTTGCAGCTCTCACGCCAAAGGCGGAAATTGAGGGAGAAATGGGTGACAGCCATATGGGTCTACAAGCTCGCCTTATGAGCCAAGCTTTGCGCAAGCTGACAGGAAGTATTTCAAAAACCAATTGCTGTGTCATTTTTATCAACCAAGTGCGTATGAAAATTGGAATTGTTTTTGGCAATCCTGAAACCACAACGGGTGGACAGGCTCTCAAGTTTTACTCCTCAGTCCGCCTTGAAGTGCGTAGAGCTGCCGCTATCAAAAATGCCAATGACACCATTGGTCATCGCACGAAAGTCAAAGTTGTTAAAAATAAAGTAGCAGCTCCTTTTAAAGAAGTAGAATTCGACATTATGTTTGGTCAAGGCATTAGCAAAGAAGGAGATATTCTCGATCTCGCTTCTGCTCCTGAAGCCGAAATCATTCAAAAGAGCGGAACATGGTTCACTTATAATGGCGAACGCCTTGGCCAAGGACGCGAAAATGCAAAAGAGTATTTGCGTGAGCATCCCGAAACCATGGCAAAAATCGAAGCGGCTGTGCGCGCTCGGGCCAATCTCATCCGCACACCAGCTACAGCAGATGAAACCAGCGAAGATTCTATCAAGTCTTTGCCAGGAGCAAGCCAAGCTTTACCAAGCACTCCAACTAAGCCAGGCCGGCGCAGCGCAGGCGCTTCGGTGTCTGCTGAATAAAAGCTAAAAGAATACGGTTATTTGGAGTATATATCAGCATGGAAGAATGGGATCTCGTTGTCATTGGTGGCGGCGCAGCAGGATATTTTGGAGCAATTGCATGCGCTGAAGCTTTTCCAGGGGCACGCGTTCTTATACTCGAAGCTACAGCAAGAGTTTTAACAAAAGTCAAAGTTTCTGGAGGAGGGCGCTGCAACGTCACTCACAATCTTTATGAGCCCAAACAGCTTATTTCTTTTTACCCAAGGGGACAAAAAGAATTGATTGGCTCCTTTCACAAATTTCAGCCCAAAGACACTGTGGAATGGTTTCAAGCACATGGAGTCGAGCTCAAAGTATGCCCTATGGTGTCAGTCTCGCGGGCAAAATGGGACACAAACTTGTAACACCTGTTCCATCCCTTTTTACGTTTCAAATTAAAAATCCTCTACTCAAAGATTTAGCAGGTATAAGTTTTAGTGAAGTGACAGCAACCTTAAAAATGGAAGGATCTGCTCAGGATTTTATCCAAAAAGGTCCGTGTCTTATCACCCATTGGGGACTCAGTGGTCCTGCTATCTTAAAACTCTCTGCATTTGCAGCAAGAGAACTGCATGCCAGTGGTTATAAAGCAACTTTAATCATGAACTGGACACAATCTCTCAAGCCACACGATGCTCTCGCTCTGCTTGAGGTCTGCAAAACTCATTCTCCTAAGAAAAAACTAAGCAATGAGAACCCTTTTCCATGCGTTAAACGGTTCTGGGACGCAATTTTACGGGAATCTGGGCTGAACGACGACCTCACCTACGGTGACGTTACAAAAAAACAACTGCAAGAAATTGCAC
Coding sequences:
- a CDS encoding aminoacetone oxidase family FAD-binding enzyme, giving the protein MPYGVSLAGKMGHKLVTPVPSLFTFQIKNPLLKDLAGISFSEVTATLKMEGSAQDFIQKGPCLITHWGLSGPAILKLSAFAARELHASGYKATLIMNWTQSLKPHDALALLEVCKTHSPKKKLSNENPFPCVKRFWDAILRESGLNDDLTYGDVTKKQLQEIAQRMTQYELNVKGKGEFKDEFVTAGGVAREEIDFRTMESKIHPGLYFAGEATDVDGVTGGFNFQNAWTGAWLCGQDVAKKLGQ
- the recA gene encoding recombinase RecA, producing MSAADTNTNKFKALETLFQSVEKQFGKGTIMRLSDDSKIAQEIQAIPSGSISLDVALGVGGLPKGRVVEIYGTESSGKTTLTLHAIAECQKKGGIAAFIDAEHALDVSYARKIGVNTSDLLVSQPDNGEQALEIVDMLVRSGAVDLIVVDSVAALTPKAEIEGEMGDSHMGLQARLMSQALRKLTGSISKTNCCVIFINQVRMKIGIVFGNPETTTGGQALKFYSSVRLEVRRAAAIKNANDTIGHRTKVKVVKNKVAAPFKEVEFDIMFGQGISKEGDILDLASAPEAEIIQKSGTWFTYNGERLGQGRENAKEYLREHPETMAKIEAAVRARANLIRTPATADETSEDSIKSLPGASQALPSTPTKPGRRSAGASVSAE
- a CDS encoding NAD(P)/FAD-dependent oxidoreductase, which encodes MEEWDLVVIGGGAAGYFGAIACAEAFPGARVLILEATARVLTKVKVSGGGRCNVTHNLYEPKQLISFYPRGQKELIGSFHKFQPKDTVEWFQAHGVELKVCPMVSVSRAKWDTNL
- a CDS encoding D-alanine--D-alanine ligase family protein, with translation MTQNQKSENTIAVLFGGRSSEHEISLRSAVYVFKNIPEKYNIIPVGINKNGNYFSLEGTFKAKDFSSITVEDLVDIVNGQAFKQMPERKNQKCVFLPYLREEIEKDFKSFPYRILNLEASCFFPVLHGQNGEDGRLQGLFELAEVAYAGCDLRASAVGIDKDIAKRLVRDAGISIAKYERVDAEAYLKNPDETIKRIENAIGYPCFLKPNSLGSAVGTGRAKSREDLKVLLREALVFDQKILIEEPMRGTEVECAFLGTSVFPKITIAGEIIAKDFYSYEEKYSSTSEATTRIPADISADRMDELKNIAKKVAQVTGISGLCRIDFWNCQDPNRFVFNEINTLPGLTSISMFPKLWEQEGIVGTVWIEDVIGQAYERRKWAAKSQYGIRASI
- the fusA gene encoding elongation factor G, coding for MTIKDLSRVRNIGISAHIDSGKTTLSERILFYTGKIHKIEEVKGKSGVGATMDHMDLEREKGITIQSAATFCQWKDTWINLIDTPGHVDFTVEVERSLRVLDGAILVLCSVAGVQSQSITVDRQMRRYRVPRIAFVNKMDRPGANPYRVCQQLREKLNHNAWMAQMPIGAEDRFQGVVDLLTMKAFYFDGSNGENIREEEVPVDMIDEAKSRRSDLIGALADFDDAVAEKFLSDEYVSAEEAAKAMRKAVISLQFTPVFCGSAFKNKGVQVLLDAVTSYLPAPNEVSNDALDQSNNEERVVLKSDPDLPLVMLAFKLDETRYGQLTFMRIYQGTVKKGEMITNMSSEKRVKVPRIVRLHSDEMEDIEEASAGDIVALFGVDCASGDTFTDGKINVTMASMYVPNAVITLAIAPKDKAAQTNFSKALNKFTKEDPTFRVSRDEESGETIIAGMGELHLEIYVERMKREFGCETIVGKPQVNFREALTSRAEINYTHKKQSGGSGQFARIIGYMEPLADAGDKIYEFTDETVGGSIPRQFIPACEKGFAEQLKTGLLIGAQVVGVKLVVNDGLHHPVDSNEMAFKTCAMTGFRESYMSAKPVILEPIMKVGIEGPEEFQGTMMGLINQRRGVIMGTAGNGGYCQIEAEVPLTEMFGFSTDLRSGTQGKGEFSMEFAKYAAVPRNVQEDMVAKYKAKRAAENK